The genomic DNA TTTTTAAGAGCAGGTCTTAACTCAGGGTTAAAAGCAAGAAGAGCCTTTGCTATACCAAATTTAACAGCATCTGCCTGTGCTGACTTTCCGCCACCTTTAACGGTGCACCATACATCAAATCTTCCATTCATTCCAGTAACATCAAAAGGCTGTTCCATTATTTTAAGAAGAGCAAGTCTTCCAAAGTAAGTTTCTGCATCTTGCCTATTAACAGTTATTTTTCCTGAACCGTTTGGAATTATCCATACTCTCGCTATAGCTGTTTTTCTCTTACCTGTTCCGTAATATCTCATTTCTGCCATTGATTCCTCCATTAAAATTCAAGAGGTTTAGGATTTTGTGCACTGTGTGGATGCTCAGGACCAGCATAAACCTTCAACCTCTTAAGTCTCTTATCTCTAAGCTTGTTTT from Desulfurobacterium atlanticum includes the following:
- the rpsI gene encoding 30S ribosomal protein S9 — protein: MAEMRYYGTGKRKTAIARVWIIPNGSGKITVNRQDAETYFGRLALLKIMEQPFDVTGMNGRFDVWCTVKGGGKSAQADAVKFGIAKALLAFNPELRPALKKAGFLTRDARIKERKKYGQRGARARYQWSKR